Within Amycolatopsis sp. FDAARGOS 1241, the genomic segment GTCGCGGCGAGACACACCGCTCGCTGCGCCGCGCGGCGGCACGGGAGAGGGTGGGACGTGAACGGCCTCGAATGCTCGGTGATGCTCATCGGTGTTTTCCTGCTGATCGTGCTCGCGCTCCGTGGCGCACAGCGGTGGCTGGGCACCGACCGACGGAACCAGACCCGCCGCAGGGCCGACCGCCGGTGACGGTCCTCCGGCACTCCGGGCCGGCTCGTGCGGGCGCGATCGGCGACCGGGCGTAGCCGTCAGCCCTCGGAAGCGGAGATCCCGCGGAACACCTCTTGGGCCGCGCGGACGCAACCGAGGATGTCGTGGGCGAGCTGCCCGGGCGGGCGGAGCGCTGCGGACTCGGTGATGCGCAGGTCGACGACCGCACCGTCGAGCGCGACCAGAGCCGAAACGGCGCCGTCGTGGCTGCTGTGGCTGATCAGCACGCTCGCGCCTCGGTGTCCGGGAATCCGGTTCGTGGTCTGGACGTCGGAGTCGGCTGGCATGGCGCTCCCGTCTGTGCTCGGCTCCTGTGACCATGGCCCTTGTGGATGCCCGGGGACGCGGCGGGCACAGCGCGTTGACGGTGGGACGGGCCTTCTTCGCGGGTTCCTTACGCCTGACCGAGGTGGCACCTCGGCACCGCGGAAATTATGGCGTGGCAGGGATAGCGCAAGTTCAGCGGCGCGCGCGGAATCCATTGTGGACGCACCAGAAAGCCACGTCATGCTCACCGAAGCACCGATGGCATCGGCTCCGAAACCGCGCGGCTGCGCGGGAACGCGGAGGAGGGGCTCAGCGGCCTACCAGCGGCTCGTCAACGCCCAGACCGCGTCGGCCGCGGTCGATCCGGAAGTGCTGGGGAAGCTGCGGCAGATCAGCGAACGCATGGCCCAGCGTCGGATGCACTTCCGTGGTGTGCCCGCGTGAAACCGTGGGCACACCACCGGCTCCACCCCGGCGCTCGGTTCGGTTGGTCGAACGGGATGACGTCAGGTGGTACCGTGCCTCGCCTGCGAGCCACCGGAACCCGCCATGGCGTGTTCCTCGTGCGAGCGCCGCACGTGTTCCTCCGGGGTGACGACCTTCGCGGGTGGCACCCACTCGAAGTACTTCGACGTGTTTTTCATCAGCACGAACGTCAGCGTGCCGAAGCAGAACGGCAGGGTGAGCGCGGGCAGGCCCCACGGCACGAAGATCGACCCGATGGCGCCGAACAGCAAGGCCGTGACGATCCCGCAGAGCACACCGAGGATGGCCGACCGCCAGGTCAGCACGTAGAAGACCCCGGCGATCGCCAGTACGGCGTCGAAGGAGTTGAAGCCCCACAGGCCGTTGTAGATCAGCACGCCGTCGGCGCCGAGGGCCATGCCGGTCAGCATCCCGACGGCCGAGCCGATCAGCGCGAAGAGCGCGGCGATGCGGGAGCAGAACGCGATCCCGACGATGATCAGCACACCGGCCAGGATGCTGTTGCAGAAGAACAGCTGGCCGATGCCGCGGAAGATCGCGTTGATCACCGCCACCACGTCCGTGTTGCCGATGGCGTCGGAGCTCGCTCGTAGTGAAGTCCGCACGCCGGGCCCGTTCACCTGGGGTGCCGCCGGGGCGATCGCGTCCCCGAGCCGCCCGCGGGTGAGGTGTAGGGCCGCGATCAGGAACGTCAGCGTGGTGATGTTGAACGCCAGCGTGAAGGGGGGCACTCCCCAGGCGCCGCCGAACGAGGCCGCGAGCGCGGCCATCAGGATGGACGACGCCGCGCTCAGCAGGATGATCCAGAGGATCACGATCCCGTCCCACGGCGGCGCGAGGAACAGGGCCAGGCCGAGCCCGGTGAGCACGCCGTTGAACCCGTAGAGCCCCGCGTGGATCGCGTCGCGGTCGAACCCGAGCGCCAGTGCGGCGAGGGTCGAGGCCAGCACGCCGACCGTGGCGCCGAATCCGAGCCACGGCTCCTGGAGCCAGGCGGCGAGCAGGATGAACGCGCCCGTGATCGGGCTGTTCATGAACACCACCTGCCCGATCCCGCGCAGACAGTATTCGATGAACCCGATCACGGGGACCTTCAGCGCTCGTTCGTCGACTTCGGGCATGGTGCCGTTGATCCATCGCCACGGCCCGTGGTGGCCGCGTTCCGGTGGTGCCGTTGTCATGACCGCCTCCTCCGGCGGGGTAGTACGTCGTCCGACGCGCCGTTCCGGGCGGGAGCCGGGGACTCCCGCCCGGTCACGGCGTCAGAAGCTCGCCGTCGGCACGCTCATTCCTTGTTGGACCTGCGCCGGGCCGCCGGCCGAAGGACGCACGTCGATGTCGAAGATCGCGGTGGGCAGGTACACCGTGGAGCACGAGTTGGGAATGTCGACCACGCCCGAGAGCCTGCCTTCGATCGGCGCCGAGCCGATGATCATGTACGCCTGGATCGCGCTGTAGCCGAACTTCTGCAGGTAGTCGATGGCGTGCAGGCAGGCCCGCTGGTACGACAGGTGCGAGTCCAGGTAGTGCTGGGTGCCGTCGAGCGTGACCGAGGTGCCGGAGAACGCGAGCCACTCGCTGTACTGCGGGCTCACGTTGCCGGGCATGAAAATCGCGTTCTCGGCGACGCCGTAGGTCTCCATGCCGCCCTTGATCAGGTCGACGTGCACGTCCATGAACCCGCCCATCTCGATGGCCCCGCAGAACGTGATCTCTCCGTCGCCCTGCGAGAAGTGCAGGTCACCCATGGAGAGTTTCGCCCCGTCGACGAAGACGGGGTAGAACACCCGGGTTCCCTTGGTGAAGTTCTTGATGTCCTGGTTCCCGCCGTTCTCACGCGGCGGTGCGGTGCGCGCGGCCTCGGCCGCGACCCGGTCGAAGTCGGCTCCGGTGAGGCTGCCGAGGATCGCCGAGTCCGGCAACGGGGGCAGCGCCAGCGGAGGCACCCGGTCGGGGTCGGTGTCGATCAGTGCCTGCTCGCGCGCGTTCCACTTGGCGAGCAGCTCGGCCGACGGAGCCGTGCCCATCAGTCCGGGGTGCACGATGCCGGTGTAGGCGACTCCCGGCACGTGCCGCGACGTGGCGATCCCGCCCCTGAAGTCCCAGATCACCTTGTACGCGTCGGGGAACCACTCCGTGAGGAAGCCGCCGCCGTTCTTGGTGGCGAAAACCCCGGTGTAGCCCCAGCCTTGGCCGGCCAGGGGGCCCGAGTCCTCCTGCGGGATCGGGCCGACGTCGAGGATGTCGACGATGAGGAGGTCACCCGGCTGGGCCCCTTCTACGGCGATTGGCCCGCTCAGCACGTGGACGCTGGGCAGCGGTGCGTTCAGCACGTCCTCGGCCGAATCGTCGTTGTGGATGGCGCCGTCGAACCATTCGCGGCAGTCCACGCGGAAGGAGTCGCCCGGCTTGACCTGGACCTGTGCGGGAATGTCCCCGTGCCACCGGTTGTGGCCGACAATTTCCTGATCAGAGAATTTCTTCGAAGAATCGAGTGAGAAAACAACTTGCGGCATGGCCTCTCCCGAACGGCTTGGTTGGTGACCCGACCGGCACTGGTGGTGCTGAACACCTCCGCAACGTGGAGCGTGGTGGCTCCGCAGAGCACCCCGGGCATCAGCCGCAAGTTCTTCTCCGCCAGCCCAGCAAGCGGGCCATTGCCCGGCAGGGACGCCGGCTGGGCCGCGTGCGCCTACGGTCTAGGTAGGCGTTGCAGAGCGGGGTTCGACGCTGTCGCCGGCCTCCGCGTCCGGCCATGAGCAGGTGGAACTGCTGTCACCACAGCCGGTTCGTCGCGGGTTTTCTCCGCGCGGTCGATTTCGGTGACCAGCTCACGGGGCGCCAGGGCGAGCATCGGCGCGGAGTAGCTCCGCGCCGCCTCGCCGCCACACTCCGGGCACGTCCACCGCGGCGTGGCCGCCCCCATCGGCAGGCGCACCTCGAAAACGCCGTCCTGGTCGCATCGATATTGGTACGTCGCCATGGGTCGCAGCCTCCCTACTGCTCGCTCATTCCCCGAAGTCAGGCCCCCCGGCGCATCGTCAGCAACTCGAGCCGAAGAGCGGGAAATCAGGACAATAAATTACGCTACCAGTCAATTTATGCAGGCACAACGCGGCTCTTTGATCGAAAAACGACTGTGCGCAGCGAGACCATTTATCCACGTGCGGTGACGGATGCGGCTTCGCGGCGGCCGGCGTCCGGGCGGGCCTGAGCTTCGTCGTCGTGTGTCGGCACACCACCCGTTTTCGCGCGACGTCCGGTGTACGGGATTTGTTCACTCCTTGGGCACCAGCCCGGCACCCGCGTCCTGCACGCTCGCTCGGGTTTGGGCGACAGAACGGACGGGACGGACGGATGGCGACGTTTTCCCTGGATCGGCGGCGGTTCCTCACGCTGGCCGGAGGCACGGTCGGTGCCGTGGCACTGGGTGCCGGGCAGCAGGCGGAGGCCGCCGAGCTCGATCCGGCGCCCTTCACCCTGGGCGTGGCTTCCGGCGAGCCCGATCACACGAGCGTGGTGCTGTGGACCCGGCTCGCCCCCGACCCGCTGAACGCGCAGACGGGCGGCATGCCGGCCGCGCCGGTCGAGGTGGCGTGGGAACTCGCGCGCGACGCCGGGTTCCGCCACGTGCTCGCCCGCGGCGCGGTCACCGCGGTGCCCGAATCGGCGCACACCGTGCACGTGCTCGCGACCGACCTGGCACCGGATCGCTGGTACTGGTACCGGTTCACCGCGGACGGCGTCCGCAGCCGCACCGGCCGCACCCGCACGCTGCCGGCGCCGGGCGCGAAGCCGGACGCGATGCGGTTCGCGTTCGCGTCGTGCCAGTCGTGGGCCGGCGGGCCGTACCCGGCCTACCGGGACATGGCCGAGCAGGACCTCGACTTCGTGGTGCACCTCGGCGACTACATCTACGAGACCACGGGCGGCAGCCTCGCGGAGTTCCGTCGGCTGCACGCGCTCTACAAGACCTCGCCCGACCTGCGCGCGGCGCACGCTCGTTTCCCGTTCTTCCTTACCTGGGACGACCACGAGGTCCAGAACAACTACGCCGGCGACGTCGCGGGCGGTGCGGGGGACGGCCGGCCGTTCCTCGAGCGGCGCGCCAACGGCTACCAGGCGTACTACGAGCACCTGCCGATGCGCCCCGAGCAGCAGGCTCACGGCCCGGATGCGCTGATGTACCGGCGGATGCGCTTCGGCCGGCTCGCCGAGTTCAGCATCCTCGACACCCGCCAGTACCGCTCCGACCAGGCGCTGGGCGACGGCCGCAAGGAGCCGGCCGGCGAGGTGTTCGACCCCGGGCGCACGCTCACCGGCCCGGAGCAGGAGCGCTGGCTGCTCGACGGGCTCGCCGCGTCGAAGGCCACCTGGAACGTGCTCGCGCAGCAGACGATCATGGCGCAGTTCGACTACGACCTCGGGCCAGGCAAGATCGTCAACTTGGACCAGTGGGACGGCTACCCGCCGGCCCGTGCGCGCATCCTCGATTTCCTCGCCCGCGAGCGGCCCGCCAACCCGGTGGTGCTGAGCGGCGACTGGCACACGCACTGGGTCAACGACCTCAAGACCGACTTCGACGACCCGCGTTCGCCGGTGATCGCCACCGAGTTCGTGGGCACGTCGATCTCGTCCGGGGCCGGCTGGGACGCCGACGTCCGCCTCGGCCTGGCGGCGAACCCGCACGTCAAGTTCTACAACGGGACCTACCGCGGGTACGTGCGCTGCGAGGTCACGCCTGAGAAGTGGCGCAGCGACCTGCGGATCGTGCTCAACGCGAGCGACGCCGCCTCGCCCGCCTACACCATCGCGGCCTACGAAGTGCGCGATGGCGTGCCGGGTGCCTACCGCGTCGACGACGGCGACGGCTTGGCCGGCGTCGTCACGGACCGGGGGAGCGGCAAGCCGCTGCCGAACGTCGAGATCGCCGTGCACCGCGAAGACGGCTCGCGGCTCGTCGCCGTCACGACCAACCCTGCCGGCGAGTACGTCGCCTTCGCCCCGCCCGGCGCGTTCACCGTGCGCGTGAACGGGGTCGGCTATGACCTCGCGAGCGCTCCGGTGCGCATCGGCGAGTCCGGTGGGTCCACAGTGGATTTCCGGCTCACGCGATCGGTGGCGGCGGCGGCGAAGGGCCGGACGGTGCCGGGCCCGATCTCGCAGGCGACGGCGTCGGACATCGTGCTCGCCAACGACCTGCTGGCACTGGCGATCTCGGCCGGCAGCACTGACTCGCAGCTGCCCGGCGTCACGCTCGGCAAACCGCTCGACCTCGCCGCCGTCGGGCACCTCGACCAGCTGGACTGGATGAACCTGCCGTACGCCTCGGCGGCGCAGCCCCGCGGCGGCAACGCGTGGCAGCAGCTGACCGTGCGGGCCACGACCGTCGAACTGGTCTCGCCCACCGAGGTCCGCGTGAGCGGCGCGAGCACCGCGGTGGCGGACATCGGCGTGGTGACCACGTTCGGCGTGCGCACCGGCGAGCCGTGGGTCCGCGCCACGACGGTGTTCACCAACACGGGCACCGCCGCCCGCACGTTCTGGCTCGGCGACGTCGTCGACCACGACGGCACCGGCCAGCGCAGCGGCGTCGCCGGCCACGGCACCATCACGGCGTCGGCTCCCGCCGACTTCACCCCCACCGCCCCGTGGCTCGGCATGACCGGCTCCGACCGCCAGACCTACGGCCTCCTCTACGACGAGCCCGGCTTCACTGTCTACGCGTGCGGCATCTGGGCCATGACGCAACGGCAGATCACCCTCGCCCCCGGCGCTGCTTTCACCCTGGCCCGCCGCATCGCCGCCGTCGACAACGGCGGTGCGGCCGACCCGTTCGCCGTGCTCGCCGCCCTCTGACCGCCGGGTGGCGGGTGGCCCGGGACCCGGCCACCCGCCACCTGCCCGAAGCCGGCCCACGCGAAGCTGCGGGGACGCTGGAGGTCAGCCTCAGCCGAGGGGGTTGAGGACGAGGTACCCGTCGAGCCGGCTGATCCGGCCGGTGTCGGGGTCCGGCGGCAGGTGGTGACCGAGGTTCTCGGAGCGGACTTCACCGATCCACTGGTCGTGCTGGTATTCGTGGTTGATCAGCGCGACCAGCAGGTGCTGTGCGACGACGGTGAGCTGGCCGGGGGAGCCGACGCGGCCGTCGGCGATGGCGCCGAGGCGGGCGTGGACCCGTTCCGCGACCGTCTCCCGGAACGCGGTGAGCCGCTCGATCGTCGGCAGTGCGCCGCGGAACTGTTCGGGGTTGGCCGAGTCCATCAGCCCGTCCAGTTCGGGGTCAGGGCTCGGCTCAGCGGCGGTCAGGTTGCGGACCATGAAGTGGGCCACGTGAGCTTGGTGGCCGAGGTGCCAGCCGATCGCGCTGGAGTTCTCGTGCGGGCGCCAGGTCACCTCGTCGGGGGTGAGGTCCTTCCACAGCAGGTCGGTGTAGCCGCGCGCCCGGTCGTACTCGCGGAGCAGTTCTGTGACTTCGTGGATCGTGATCACCTCGGGTGTGTGGGATTCGCGGAACGCGTGGGTGCGTCGGGTCGCGTAAAGCGCGGGCCGCCGATCAGCCGGCAAGCGGGGCGCCTTCGAGCTGCCCGGCGTTGCTCGGTGCTGTTTCCGTCGACGCCCAGTGCGGGCGGTCGCCGAGCACGGGATGCCGATGAACCGGGTGCTCGAAGAGCGCGTTCCAGGTTGCATGGTGCTCGTGCTGCCCGGCAAGAAGCGTAAACTCACTCCCCAGCGCACCTGCGCCCGGCGGTGGGGCTCGCCGGACCCGAACCGCGGTTCCGGCCGCCGACAGTCCCTACTTGGTCCACGATCCCAGCGATAACAGGTTGGGGTGCGCGCCCGTGACAACTCTGGCCCGGCCGCTCGGCGGCCCACCCGGAACGGCTCCGCGCGCCGGCGCCGACCATTGGGCACGCGCCGAGCTGTCGGAACGCGGCAGCGTCCTCGGCCTCCTCACCGGCGTCGTCCAGGTGTCCTGAGCTCGCCGCAAGCCGTCATCGACACCCGCGAAAGGAGACAGGAGAACATGTTCACCAACGCCGACGAGATCCTGCGCTTCGTCGCCGACGAGGAAGTCCGGTTCATCGACATCCAGTTCTGCGACCTGCCTGGCATCATGCAGCACTTCACCGTCCCGGCCGCCTCCTTCGAAGCGGATTCCTTCACCGACGGGCTCGCCTTCGACGGCTCCTCGGTCCGCGGGTTCCAGTCCATCCACGAGTCGGACATGCTGCTGCTTCCCGACCCGGTCACCGCCCGCGTCGACCCGTTCCGCGCCCAGAAGACCCTCGCGATGAACTTCTTCGTGCACGATCCGTTCACGCACGAGGCGTACAGCCGCGACCCGCGCAACATCGCCCGCAAGGCCGAGCAGTACATCGCCGAATCCAGCATCGCGGACCGGGCGTTCTTCGGGCCGGAGGCCGAGTTCTACATCTTCGACTCCGTCCGGTTCGACTTCACGGAGAACGGTGCTTTCCACGAGGTCGACTCGATCGAGGGCTGGTGGAACACCGGCGCCGACGAAGCCGGCGGGAACCAGGGTTACAAGACCCCGTACAAGGGCGGCTACTTCCCTGTGCCACCACTCGATCACTTCGCCGACCTGCGCGACCGGATGGTGCGCAACCTGGCCGACGTCGGGATCGAGGTCGAGAAGGCCCACCACGAGGTCGGCAGCGGCGGCCAGGCCGAGATCAACTACAAATTCAACACCCTCCTGCACGCCGCGGACGACCTGCAGCTGTTCAAGTACATCGTGAAGAACACCGGCTGGGCGGCCGGCAAGTCCGTCACCTTCATGCCCAAGCCGCTCTTCGGTGACAACGGTTCCGGCATGCACTGCCACCAATCCCTGTGGGACGAGAACGGGCCCCTCTTCTACGACGAAACCGGTTACGGCGGCCTGTCCGACATCGGGCGGCACTACGTCGGCGGCATCCTGCACCACGCGCCGAGCCTGCTGGCTTTCACCAACCCGACGGTGAACTCCTACCACCGCCTCGTCCCCGGCTACGAGGCACCGATCAACCTCGTGTACTCCCAGCGCAACCGCTCCGCCTGCGTCCGCATCCCGATCACCGGCAGCAGCCCCAAGGCCAAGCGCATCG encodes:
- a CDS encoding urea transporter gives rise to the protein MTTAPPERGHHGPWRWINGTMPEVDERALKVPVIGFIEYCLRGIGQVVFMNSPITGAFILLAAWLQEPWLGFGATVGVLASTLAALALGFDRDAIHAGLYGFNGVLTGLGLALFLAPPWDGIVILWIILLSAASSILMAALAASFGGAWGVPPFTLAFNITTLTFLIAALHLTRGRLGDAIAPAAPQVNGPGVRTSLRASSDAIGNTDVVAVINAIFRGIGQLFFCNSILAGVLIIVGIAFCSRIAALFALIGSAVGMLTGMALGADGVLIYNGLWGFNSFDAVLAIAGVFYVLTWRSAILGVLCGIVTALLFGAIGSIFVPWGLPALTLPFCFGTLTFVLMKNTSKYFEWVPPAKVVTPEEHVRRSHEEHAMAGSGGSQARHGTT
- the fmdA gene encoding formamidase, which codes for MPQVVFSLDSSKKFSDQEIVGHNRWHGDIPAQVQVKPGDSFRVDCREWFDGAIHNDDSAEDVLNAPLPSVHVLSGPIAVEGAQPGDLLIVDILDVGPIPQEDSGPLAGQGWGYTGVFATKNGGGFLTEWFPDAYKVIWDFRGGIATSRHVPGVAYTGIVHPGLMGTAPSAELLAKWNAREQALIDTDPDRVPPLALPPLPDSAILGSLTGADFDRVAAEAARTAPPRENGGNQDIKNFTKGTRVFYPVFVDGAKLSMGDLHFSQGDGEITFCGAIEMGGFMDVHVDLIKGGMETYGVAENAIFMPGNVSPQYSEWLAFSGTSVTLDGTQHYLDSHLSYQRACLHAIDYLQKFGYSAIQAYMIIGSAPIEGRLSGVVDIPNSCSTVYLPTAIFDIDVRPSAGGPAQVQQGMSVPTASF
- a CDS encoding FmdB family zinc ribbon protein, giving the protein MATYQYRCDQDGVFEVRLPMGAATPRWTCPECGGEAARSYSAPMLALAPRELVTEIDRAEKTRDEPAVVTAVPPAHGRTRRPATASNPALQRLPRP
- a CDS encoding alkaline phosphatase D family protein — its product is MATFSLDRRRFLTLAGGTVGAVALGAGQQAEAAELDPAPFTLGVASGEPDHTSVVLWTRLAPDPLNAQTGGMPAAPVEVAWELARDAGFRHVLARGAVTAVPESAHTVHVLATDLAPDRWYWYRFTADGVRSRTGRTRTLPAPGAKPDAMRFAFASCQSWAGGPYPAYRDMAEQDLDFVVHLGDYIYETTGGSLAEFRRLHALYKTSPDLRAAHARFPFFLTWDDHEVQNNYAGDVAGGAGDGRPFLERRANGYQAYYEHLPMRPEQQAHGPDALMYRRMRFGRLAEFSILDTRQYRSDQALGDGRKEPAGEVFDPGRTLTGPEQERWLLDGLAASKATWNVLAQQTIMAQFDYDLGPGKIVNLDQWDGYPPARARILDFLARERPANPVVLSGDWHTHWVNDLKTDFDDPRSPVIATEFVGTSISSGAGWDADVRLGLAANPHVKFYNGTYRGYVRCEVTPEKWRSDLRIVLNASDAASPAYTIAAYEVRDGVPGAYRVDDGDGLAGVVTDRGSGKPLPNVEIAVHREDGSRLVAVTTNPAGEYVAFAPPGAFTVRVNGVGYDLASAPVRIGESGGSTVDFRLTRSVAAAAKGRTVPGPISQATASDIVLANDLLALAISAGSTDSQLPGVTLGKPLDLAAVGHLDQLDWMNLPYASAAQPRGGNAWQQLTVRATTVELVSPTEVRVSGASTAVADIGVVTTFGVRTGEPWVRATTVFTNTGTAARTFWLGDVVDHDGTGQRSGVAGHGTITASAPADFTPTAPWLGMTGSDRQTYGLLYDEPGFTVYACGIWAMTQRQITLAPGAAFTLARRIAAVDNGGAADPFAVLAAL
- a CDS encoding DinB family protein, which translates into the protein MITIHEVTELLREYDRARGYTDLLWKDLTPDEVTWRPHENSSAIGWHLGHQAHVAHFMVRNLTAAEPSPDPELDGLMDSANPEQFRGALPTIERLTAFRETVAERVHARLGAIADGRVGSPGQLTVVAQHLLVALINHEYQHDQWIGEVRSENLGHHLPPDPDTGRISRLDGYLVLNPLG
- the glnA gene encoding type I glutamate--ammonia ligase, coding for MFTNADEILRFVADEEVRFIDIQFCDLPGIMQHFTVPAASFEADSFTDGLAFDGSSVRGFQSIHESDMLLLPDPVTARVDPFRAQKTLAMNFFVHDPFTHEAYSRDPRNIARKAEQYIAESSIADRAFFGPEAEFYIFDSVRFDFTENGAFHEVDSIEGWWNTGADEAGGNQGYKTPYKGGYFPVPPLDHFADLRDRMVRNLADVGIEVEKAHHEVGSGGQAEINYKFNTLLHAADDLQLFKYIVKNTGWAAGKSVTFMPKPLFGDNGSGMHCHQSLWDENGPLFYDETGYGGLSDIGRHYVGGILHHAPSLLAFTNPTVNSYHRLVPGYEAPINLVYSQRNRSACVRIPITGSSPKAKRIEFRCPDSSGNPYLAFAAMVMAGLDGIRNKIEPAEPIDKDLYELPPEEARGVAQVPGSLDAVIDRLETDHEFLLKGGVFTPDVIETWIDFKREHEIDPLRLRPHPFEFALYYDV